GCTCTAAGTATACTTGTATCCTACTCACAGCAGGTCAGATTATATAGCTTGTCCTTTTTTGCCTAGACTTAATGTTGTTTTCACTCATGAGAAGTCACTTACCAgagattattgaaattctgcATGGAGAGTCCTCCGATCCGATCGCTGCTCAGTTTGGGAGGTGAAGAGTGAAAGCTTTTGTTCCTTTTCTTCCTTCGGAGCTTGACCAAAGCTTCCGCGATGCGCCTGTCACCTGCGCAATTGTAAATGATGTGAGCCCGTTCCTCGGCGCATTCATCCCCACTTGTGCGGAAGAGGGTCTGTATCTGCAGCAGGTCAATGTCTTTAAAAATGTTAGCAGAGGCCTTTTTCCTTGCTCGTGGCTCTGGGGGCTGCCATGGAATGGCAGGGGAACTGATTACAGACGCTGGAGTACCCATGATAGAGTCGCTAGGACACAGCTGCAAGGAAAAACGAATAAGTGATGCAATGACTCCttactaaaataattaaatatttcctCCCAGTGTCCTATTAGGTCTCTTACACACTAGGCATGTTTTTCCCATATAATCCAAGCCTCCATATAACCCATACTTAGCTAATGAAAGGGGAGTACTgcaattaaattatacatttaaccACAAATTAAAAAGCAAGTAAAGTCACTATTTGACATTACTATGAGTCAGTCTGTGCCACACTGAACTAACAGGCTCAACGAATAGTGCAAATGCAGACTATGAATTCActagcaacc
The nucleotide sequence above comes from Mixophyes fleayi isolate aMixFle1 chromosome 6, aMixFle1.hap1, whole genome shotgun sequence. Encoded proteins:
- the AVPI1 gene encoding arginine vasopressin-induced protein 1 yields the protein MGTPASVISSPAIPWQPPEPRARKKASANIFKDIDLLQIQTLFRTSGDECAEERAHIIYNCAGDRRIAEALVKLRRKKRNKSFHSSPPKLSSDRIGGLSMQNFNNLCINETGHRGSTSTEEDTDQSSSSVTQERPSLCGTKKMSGAQRTKNKLKRQQQTEISGYLHQIKR